Proteins found in one Streptomyces sp. NBC_00461 genomic segment:
- a CDS encoding carboxyl transferase domain-containing protein, producing MTVERNHVGLSMPSLTHEWDADLASANPLRFPGYDAPAPQDESVRTGVAEHPRGPLVVIECRFDRHGGTMGVAAGERIVRAFDRAREERLPVAAFVASGGARLQEGLVSLTQMARTAGAVGRLRRAGLPFAAVLRPHTTGGVYASWASLADVLAAEPGATIGFAGPRVVAQVTGSFPPADSHTAQAAYTQGRVDALVGPEAHWVWLGDALYGPGPALRLPPGRPLPAPRKPMPRDPWAAVLHARDPRRPSGLEWSALLTEGWVELRGGDPAVRAGLAVMAGERLVVVAMDRHSRPDAAARVLPAGFRLAQRAFDLAERLRLPVLTLIDTPGAEPGPAAEADGVAGEIARTLLAMSGLTVPTVAVCVGEGGSGGAMAFAYTDRLFLLEGSVFSVIGPEPGAAVLFRDASRAAELARSFRLTAVELARLGVVDDVLPDGDVGAVRSAVLVALREAHPGERDARMDRLARSHLRRPSMMCRPE from the coding sequence CTCCGTTTCCCCGGCTACGACGCTCCGGCCCCGCAGGACGAGTCCGTCCGTACGGGTGTCGCCGAGCATCCCCGTGGTCCCCTCGTGGTGATCGAGTGCCGGTTCGACCGGCACGGCGGCACGATGGGTGTGGCCGCCGGTGAACGCATCGTGCGCGCTTTCGACCGAGCCCGAGAGGAGCGGCTGCCGGTCGCCGCGTTCGTGGCCAGCGGCGGTGCGCGGCTGCAGGAGGGCCTGGTCTCGCTGACCCAGATGGCGCGCACGGCCGGCGCTGTCGGGCGCCTTCGCCGCGCCGGCCTGCCGTTCGCCGCGGTGCTGCGGCCGCACACGACCGGCGGCGTCTACGCGTCCTGGGCCTCCCTCGCCGACGTCCTCGCCGCCGAGCCCGGGGCCACGATCGGATTCGCCGGTCCCCGGGTGGTCGCGCAGGTGACCGGCTCCTTCCCGCCCGCCGACTCGCACACCGCGCAGGCCGCCTACACGCAGGGGCGGGTCGACGCACTCGTCGGACCCGAGGCCCACTGGGTGTGGCTGGGCGACGCGCTGTACGGTCCCGGGCCGGCGCTGCGACTCCCGCCCGGGCGTCCGCTGCCGGCTCCCCGCAAGCCGATGCCCCGCGACCCCTGGGCCGCCGTCCTGCACGCGCGGGATCCCCGCCGCCCCTCGGGGCTGGAGTGGAGTGCCCTGCTGACCGAGGGCTGGGTGGAGCTGCGGGGAGGCGACCCGGCCGTCCGGGCCGGCCTGGCCGTCATGGCGGGCGAACGCCTCGTCGTCGTGGCGATGGACCGGCACAGCCGACCTGACGCGGCCGCGCGCGTACTCCCGGCCGGATTCCGCCTGGCCCAGCGCGCGTTCGACCTCGCCGAACGGTTGCGGCTGCCGGTGCTCACCTTGATCGACACTCCCGGCGCCGAGCCCGGACCGGCGGCCGAGGCCGACGGTGTGGCCGGTGAGATCGCCCGGACGCTGCTGGCGATGTCCGGCCTGACCGTGCCCACGGTGGCCGTGTGCGTCGGGGAGGGCGGCAGCGGAGGAGCCATGGCCTTCGCGTACACCGACCGCCTGTTCCTGCTGGAGGGATCGGTGTTCTCCGTCATCGGTCCGGAGCCGGGAGCCGCGGTCCTCTTTCGCGACGCGTCCCGGGCGGCGGAGCTGGCGCGGTCGTTCCGGCTGACCGCCGTGGAACTCGCACGGCTCGGGGTGGTCGACGACGTGCTCCCGGACGGTGACGTGGGCGCGGTCCGGTCCGCGGTCCTCGTGGCCCTGCGCGAGGCGCACCCCGGCGAGCGGGACGCACGCATGGACAGGCTCGCCCGCAGCCACCTGCGAAGGCCCTCGATGATGTGCCGCCCGGAGTGA